A genome region from Plasmodium vivax chromosome 11, whole genome shotgun sequence includes the following:
- a CDS encoding hypothetical protein, conserved (encoded by transcript PVX_115145A): MTRIYIAIILIVQLNVWAECRFKYASNTELLVERVKRGKQAMEEILRAKKKAEVEYEEKRKKGRKKKGTKGGRAGRVTSGGLNDRGEPDEDDEQDGDTDQEDNIYVREIKCYEYVLDQLNSLNIYNCNEINENNKSMLALAKTKCLFVKSVRNFPNEKSGCILNPKKLNKLQVYLYNNNLFDQFGNENFSKMLSLDELRKIEKTKNPCLGDAASGEGMYGAISSEGLLPSVEKGSIYPNGDEITPETSKNSEAPEDDSPRDHIDLKNILCENLKYKIVTNCTTSDSMSDTAFQIYHSELNHIDDICFYIQSSEWNRRTDANINRLAETSVNITRQMTTNLENMKLIEHAQVKQIENTNRFDNFLKGLKNDFSEVIQILLKIKKHHESITKFVTGFKMLVMYLLVLLLVLFITSRSYASNSRRKIISCVLLCCLTEMVFKRIIALIRNYAFLRVSENLVSHSVKGIRYTFILIGIKVLITAVVTYKEPVKIIEEELKYIKKLVEKNEQCRNSVREIKRQSEKIDRSVDQETVNVLNLWLNYNDYLDSLYLEDEDFAISSPSDTEINSSDTSLASEEVLPQEIEELNEDPIGMRIKLMHRKNRPLFFHYFPSPTNVKAYTESPISFANLIEHNHNEMMRLREDRMRDFDDDEGENDHACDHMDELNEDVNNETKLLESDKENETSNLYDLGEDDAKVNKFFSLDGI, from the exons ATGACGCGTATCTACATCGCTATAATACTAATTGTGCAGCTAAACGTGTGGGCAGAATGCAGGTTCAAGTACGCCAGTAACACGGAGCTGCTGGTGGAGAGGGTTAAGAGGGGCAAACAGGCCATGGAGGAAATTCTgagggcgaagaaaaaagccGAGGTGGAGTACgaggaaaagagaaaaaagggcagaaaaaagaaaggcacAAAAGGTGGACGCGCTGGAAGAGTTACAAGCGGTGGTCTAAACGATCGAGGCGAACCGGACGAAGACGACGAACAGGATGGAGATACCGATCAGGAAGACAACATATACGTGCgggaaataaaatgctaCGAGTACGTACTGGACCAGTTAAACAGCCTAAACATATATAACTGCAacgaaataaatgaaaacaatAAATCCATGCTCGCCTTGGCCAAAACCAAGTGCCTTTTTGTAAAATCGGTGAGAAATTTTCCGAACGAAAAATCAGGCTGCATATTAAACCCAAAGAAACTGAACAAACTACAAGTGTATCTTTACaacaataatttatttgaCCAATTtggaaatgaaaatttttccaaaatgttaaGTCTAGACGAATTGAGGAAGATAGAAAAGACGAAAAATCCCTGTCTTGGTGATGCCGCAAGTGGAGAGGGAATGTATGGGGCTATCTCGAGTGAGGGATTGTTGCCGAGCGTTGAAAAGGGTTCTATATATCCTAATGGTGACGAAATAACTCCAGaaacttcaaaaaattcAGAAGCTCCAGAGGACGACTCGCCACGGGACCATATAGACTTGAAAAACATCTTGTgcgaaaatttaaaatacaaaattgtaacGAATTGCACAACCAGCGACAGCATGTCAGATACAGCCTTTCAGATTTATCACTCCGAGTTGAACCACATCGACGACATTTGCTTCTACATACAGTCATCTGAGTGGAATAGGCGAACGGACGCAAAT ATTAACCGACTGGCGGAGACCTCCGTAAACATCACCAGGCAGATGACGACCAATTTGGAGAACATGAAGTTAATAGAGCACGCGCAGGTGAAGCAGATCGAAAATACGAATAG ATTCGACAACTTCTTAAAAGGCCTCAAGAATGACTTCAGTGAGGTGatacaaattttattaaaaataaagaagcacCATGAGTCTATCACTA AATTTGTAACGGGGTTTAAGATGCTCGTGATGTACCTGTTGGTACTGCTCCTGGTTCTGTTCATTACTTCTCGGAGTTATGCATCAAATAGccgaagaaaaattatatctt GCGTTCTCCTTTGCTGCTTAACCGAAATGGTCTTCAAAAGGATCATCGCGCTGATCAGAAACTATGCGTTCCTACGAGTTAGCGAGAATTTAGTCAGTCACTCAGTGAAGGGGATCCGATAC acattcattttaattgGCATAAAAGTGTTAATCACCGCCGTAGTAAC TTACAAGGAGCCAGTGAAAATCATCGAGGAAGAATTgaagtacataaaaaaactcGTGGAAAAGAATGAGCAATGTCGAAACAGCGTTAGGGAGATCAAAAGGCAAAGCGAAAAAATCGATCGCAGTGTGGACCAAGAAACGG TTAATGTCCTAAACTTGTGGCTAAATTATAATGACTATCTCGATTCATTATACCTGGAGGATGAAGATTTCGCAATAA GTTCTCCTAGCGACACGGAAATTAACAGCTCGGACACATCACTGGCTAGCGAGGAGGTGCTACCCCAGGAAATTGAGGA GTTAAATGAAGACCCCATCGGAATGAGAATAAAATTGATGCATAGAAAAAATCGGCCGTTGTTTTTCCACTACTTCCCGTCGCCAACGAATGTTAAGGCGTACACAGAGAGCCCCATATCGTTTG CGAATCTCATAGAGCACAATCACAACGAAATGATGCGCCTACGGGAGGATAGAATGCGGGATTTt GACGACGACGAAGGGGAGAACGACCACGCGTGCGATCATATGGACGAGCTGAACGAAGACGTGAATAATGAAACGAAACTCCTCGAGAgtgataaagaaaatgagaCGTCCAATTTGTACGATTTGGGAGAAGACGACGCGAAGGTAAATAAGTTTTTCTCCCTGGATGGGATATAA
- a CDS encoding hypothetical protein, conserved (encoded by transcript PVX_115140A; Apicoplast targeted protein. Curated by Stuart Ralph, Walter and Eliza Hall Institute of Medical Research, Australia.), with product METPKMGRFPLAIILTVAVLTMCAYSVKRAAPRQGLHILGRRKKCHFVRHPQRKDHMRSAIPKGKANVQLRIYGKDHRNPHLAYEYVNKIIENKKYEVSKLLEENFEEDNPLQIRMKYLQHTMNNKLSESLKRTSPDEKHRLSMVADMKRKIFCSVSRKEEGSHHTADEVISEEGVSQTEAVTAKDTQKGRRIWKEENYMYQNNFLNLTNPGKVSLLMHEIGFDVLIVNIDNLSAQGNLNDLCDVVRSVRKLTRNVRPAVVVDDVIIHPIQIALAVENKADGVILNLSYLKNDLEDMLNYCVNLGTQAIVEVHDYNDIYFATQCGSYILMINEFDFLNNQYEYNHAIKAISYTIPELITIAKINVDDLNYATKLGSLGYDSICLERKLVDGDLPNFVQACKSWNAPHKTLLYMNRNSYLKNFLTCTNDPSGGETHQDITDNLKKIYDDKNLQNRTSHELLKNYERDFIDAVEEGPPGQSSEPQQTQQGGRDPQETQQGGRDPQETQQGGIDPRQTGDKPNGSNPMAGEADKTKDNLLTSDEKKIVQNFKREKKRELFLLNQMKDIIKQVDDQCKNYDSFSEEENKKKEEKLETLLENFTKMDKKFLRGFFSDEEIKNIENSIKKSVQQKEKIEKGEMNIDDNPVARDMYGIPTTQGDDFDISKLTQEFFDNGSGGETRLDEGSQKLGGDSPSEESPGESSRGVDSQ from the coding sequence ATGGAAACgcccaaaatggggagattCCCCCTGGCAATAATCCTCACAGTGGCTGTACTAACGATGTGCGCCTATTCGGTGAAGAGGGCCGCCCCCAGGCAGGGTCTCCATATTTtggggaggagaaagaaatGCCATTTTGTGAGACACCCCCAAAGAAAGGACCACATGAGAAGTGCCAtcccaaaggggaaggcaaacGTGCAGCTAAGAATCTACGGAAAGGACCACCGCAACCCCCACCTGGCATACGAATacgtaaataaaataattgaaaacaaaaagtacGAAGTGAGCAAACTGTTggaagaaaattttgagGAGGACAACCCCCTACAAATAAGAATGAAATATTTGCAGCACACgatgaataataaattgtCGGAGAGTCTGAAGAGGACGAGTCCAGATGAGAAGCACAGGTTATCGATGGTGGCCGacatgaagagaaaaatattttgcagtGTCTCTAGAAAGGAGGAGGGAAGTCACCACACGGCAGATGAAGTGATAAGCGAAGAGGGAGTATCCCAAACGGAGGCCGTCACCGCAAAAGAtacgcaaaaagggagacgcatctggaaggaagaaaactACATGTATCAAAATAACTTCCTCAATTTGACGAACCCAGGCAAGGTGAGTCTGCTGATGCACGAAATTGGCTTCGACGTGTTGATCGTTAACATAGACAATCTGTCCGCCCAGGGGAATTTAAACGATTTATGTGATGTGGTTAGGAGCGTGAGGAAGTTAACCCGAAACGTTCGCCCCGCAGTGGTGGTAGACGACGTGATCATTCACCCTATACAGATTGCCCTGGCTGTGGAGAACAAAGCAGATGGGGTTATTTTAAATCTTTCCTATTTGAAGAATGACCTTGAAGATATGCTAAATTATTGTGTTAACCTAGGCACCCAAGCAATAGTAGAGGTCCACGACTACAATGATATTTACTTTGCCACCCAGTGCGGCAGCTACATACTCATGATAAACGAATTTGATTTTCTGAATAACCAATATGAGTACAATCACGCGATAAAGGCCATCAGCTACACCATCCCAGAATTAATTACCATCGCGAAAATTAATGTGGATGATTTGAATTATGCAACCAAGTTAGGGAGTCTAGGTTATGATAGCATATGTTTGGAGAGAAAACTTGTGGATGGTGATTTGCCCAATTTCGTTCAGGCTTGTAAGAGCTGGAATGCCCCCCACAAAACGCTCCTCTATATGAATAGGAACAGCTATTTGAAAAACTTCCTCACCTGTACGAATGACccatcggggggggagacacaCCAGGATATCACcgacaatttgaagaaaatctACGACGATAAGAATCTGCAGAATAGGACTTCCCACGagcttttgaaaaattacgAGAGGGATTTTATCGATGCGGTGGAGGAGGGACCACCTGGGCAGTCGAGCGAGCCACAGCAAAcacagcagggggggagagaccCACAAGAAAcacagcagggggggagggacccACAAGAAACACAGCAGGGGGGGATAGACCCACGTCAAACGGGAGATAAACCAAATGGTAGTAACCCCATGGCGGGTGAAGCAGATAAGACAAAGGACAACCTCCTAACGagtgacgaaaaaaaaatcgtgcaaaattttaagagggaaaaaaaaagagagctGTTCCTTCTGAACCAAATGAAAGACATCATAAAGCAAGTGGACGATCAGTGCAAAAATTACGACTCCTTTtctgaagaggaaaataaaaagaaggaagaaaaattggaaacCCTTTTGGAAAACTTTACCAAAATGGATAAGAAATTCCTAAGAGGGTTCTTTTCAGATGAAGAAATTAAGAACATAGAGAACAGCATTAAGAAGTCCGTGcagcaaaaggagaaaatagaAAAGGGCGAAATGAACATTGACGATAACCCTGTGGCTAGGGACATGTATGGCATTCCCACCACCCAGGGGGATGACTTTGACATTTCGAAACTGACCCAGGAGTTTTTTGACAACGGTTCCGGGGGGGAGACACGCCTGGATGAGGGTTCCCAGAAATTAGGGGGCGATTCCCCATCGGAGGAATCGCCCGGGGAGTCGTCCAGGGGGGTGGACTCGCAGTAG